The following coding sequences lie in one Lytechinus pictus isolate F3 Inbred unplaced genomic scaffold, Lp3.0 scaffold_20, whole genome shotgun sequence genomic window:
- the LOC129282376 gene encoding uncharacterized protein LOC129282376, producing the protein MEPNKSSRSSRSSIEKHTISFFTRCTVLVFSAVWIFVSIPILCVVLVIVVIAWIVHRLSSCCSSISRSCPEFLTTTELFWFFNSKQSSSILQCLIKLDSYATVNSVRDVISNRMSNPDMPRSLSFLRLRKRLVRTCISFAWYLDSDFTLENHVTELAGKFKSEADVETHISLMADKDLEPERPLWNVQVLQCGWENRTYLLVRVHPCFANGNAFIDLLCQPETKSVHSVTQYEEQNSSHPLMSAISAVLFGPLLIAYFKLSPRSNSPKVFPEKSQSSKYSIGWSRPINCQKVLESKVVANCHISDFVLCAAAGSMRSILPCDPTQQGSDTFMANVLYSFQRCSDTCVISCTPEVPLDTQFATIPVQLPLHKEGIIPRLWDTIRTTRTLNQYCAKAISCGVLQTLTLLIPSKYSSLWLSKTLCKGQCLISYFQASKTGLSMAGVTVSSIVQWFPPGRNSFISFSVQTYNNELRVGVVVDKCLYAKANTLAERFATEIDTLISFLAHRRVLRKHRRKKSDDFEDIDEFDDYLDQETDQESFNDEICRPCWSKRNSDTVEDENEQPQTSQQHSLEIINLDQESSPDVVDGGAGGSLDQFFTKTHQTAEGGDDISARQDIVTIHGLEEVVPGSVIAVEEVQDEENSSDLGDRRLSSTPRRETVITSVAINVLDPAQSFDFSPCVERRPSATLDI; encoded by the exons ATGGAGCCGAATAAAAGTTCCAGGAGCTCGCGGAGTAGCATTGAGAAGCACACCATTTCATTCTTTACACGTTGCACTGTTCTAGTCTTCTCTGCCGTATGGATCTTTGTAAGTATACCAATACTATGCGTGGTGTTGGTCATAGTAGTGATAGCCTGGATTGTACATCGACTGAGTTCATGCTGCTCGAGTATCTCCAGGAGCTGTCCAGAGTTCCTGACCACAACAGAACTCTTCTGGTTCTTTAATAGTAAACAATCCTCATCCATTTTACAGTGCCTTATTAAACTTGATAGTTATGCCACAGTCAATTCAGTGCGTGACGTCATATCCAATCGAATGTCAAATCCTGACATGCCGAGATCACTCTCCTTCCTTAGGCTTCGGAAACGGTTGGTGAGGACTTGCATTTCTTTTGCTTGGTACCTGGACAGCGATTTCACCTTGGAAAATCACGTGACTGAACTTGCAGGAAAGTTTAAGTCTGAAGCGGACGTTGAAACGCACATCTCGCTCATGGCTGATAAGGATTTAGAACCAGAAAGGCCATTATGGAATGTCCAAGTGCTTCAATGTGGTTGGGAAAACAGGACGTATCTTTTAGTTCGCGTACATCCATGTTTTGCAAATGGGAATGCCTTTATTGACCTCCTGTGTCAACCTGAAACAAAAAGTGTCCATTCAGTGACTCAGTATGAAGAACAGAACTCCTCCCACCCATTAATGAGCGCTATCAGTGCTGTACTTTTTGGACCATTGCTCATAGCCTACTTCAAATTATCACCCAGAAGTAACTCACCCAAAGTCTTTCCAGAAAAGAGCCAAAGCAGTAAATATTCAATTGGATGGTCTCGTCCAATAAACTGCCAAAAGGTCCTTGAAAGCAAAGTCGTGGCAAATTGCCACATTTCAGATTTTGTATTGTGTGCTGCTGCAGGTTCAATGCGTTCCATCTTACCTTGTGACCCTACGCAACAGGGTTCTGATACCTTCATGGCAAATGTCCTGTATAGCTTCCAAAGATGTAGTGACACATGCGTCATCAGCTGTACACCAGAAGTGCCTTTGGATACACAGTTCGCCACAATCCCTGTGCAGTTGCCTTTGCACAAGGAAGGAATCATCCCTAGGTTGTGGGACACCATACGAACCACCAGAACCTTAAACCAATATTGCGCCAAGGCCATCTCATGTGGTGTCCTACAGACCCTGACACTGCTTATTCCGTCCAAGTACTCTTCCCTTTGGCTCTCGAAGACACTTTGCAAAGGCCAGTGCCTCATCAGTTATTTCCAGGCATCCAAGACAGGCCTCTCTATGGCTGGAGTCACAGTATCCAGCATTGTTCAGTGGTTCCCACCAGGAAGGAATTCTTTCATTAGCTTTTCTGTGCAGACCTACAATAATGAACTTCGTGTCGGGGTAGTTGTTGACAAATGTCTGTATGCCAAGGCCAACACATTGGCAGAACGATTTGCAACAGAG ATCGATACACTTATTTCCTTTCTGGCTCACCGCCGGGTCCTCCGGAAACATCGGCGTAAGAAGAGTGATGACTTTGAAGACATTGATGAATTT GATGACTACCTTGACCAAGAGACTGACCAAGAATCCTTCAACGACGAGATCTGTCGACCATGCTGGTCTAAACGAAACTCGGACACCGTCGAAGATGAGAATGAACAGCCGCAAACAAGTCAACAACATTCcctcgagatcatcaacctcgATCAAGAATCTTCACCGGATGTCGTTGACGGCGGCGCTGGCGGCAGTCTGGATCAGTTCTTTACCAAGACACACCAGACAGCGGAAGGCGGTGATGACATATCAGCACGCCAGGACATTGTAACCATTCATGGGTTGGAAGAAGTTGTTCCAGGATCGGTCATAGCCGTAGAGGAAGTGCAAGACGAAGAGAATTCCTCAGATCTTGGTGATCGCCGATTATCAAGTACACCTCGACGCGAGACCGTTATTACCTCAGTAGCCATCAACGTACTTGATCCAGCGCAGTCGTTTGACTTTTCGCCCTGCGTTGAGCGACGGCCAAGTGCTACTCTAGACATCTGA
- the LOC129282562 gene encoding tRNA methyltransferase 10 homolog B-like — MESSSSVCQAEKSPKMTRKEKTALRHQMLIAANNDRQGRVPRVCIDLSLGHLMNERELRSLVCQIRQIYGSNRRADHPMQIWLTSLDTEGDIYKTSLRKNDGFELYVMNKTSQHYSAIFSQEDVIYLTPDSPNVLTEIEACKVYIIGGLVDESVIPNATFDLAKERGYDTAKLPIMRCMKHAEKGTFSTVLAINQVFEILLRYYNAGSWESSVVSVIPKRKGFIPR, encoded by the exons atgGAAAGCTCCTCCTCTGTTTGCCAAGCAGAGAAGAGCCCCAAGATGACTAGGAAAGAAAAGACTGCTTTACGACATCAAATGTTGATAGCAGCAAATAACGACCGGCAAGGACGCGTACCACGTGTGTGCATAGATCTCAGTCTCGGTCATCTAATGAATGAAAGG GAGCTGAGGAGCCTCGTTTGCCAGATCAGACAGATCTATGGATCCAACCGAAGAGCCGATCATCCCATGCAGATTTGGCTAACCAGTCTGGACACAGAGGGCGACATTTATAAAACATCCCTTCGAAAGAACGATGGATTTGAACTCTATGTG atgAACAAGACAAGTCAGCATTACAGTGCAATATTCTCCCAGGAAGATGTCATATATTTGACCCCGGATTCTCCAAATG TTTTGACTGAAATAGAGGCTTGCAAGGTGTATATAATCGGTGGACTGGTGGATGAATCAGTCATACCT aaTGCAACCTTTGACCTTGCAAAGGAAAGAGGCTATGATACTGCCAAGCTACCTATAATGAGATGCATGAAGCATGCTGAGAAAGGAACATTTAGCACAGTTCTTGCCATAAACCAAG TGTTTGAGATCTTGCTGAGGTATTACAATGCCGGAAGCTGGGAATCTTCTGTGGTGTCCGTAATACCGAAGAGGAAAGGGTTCATTCCAAGGTGA